In a single window of the Acyrthosiphon pisum isolate AL4f chromosome X, pea_aphid_22Mar2018_4r6ur, whole genome shotgun sequence genome:
- the LOC103309531 gene encoding zinc finger protein 606-like: MATTRTTINVSTINLKCDQDVLNKPIKEEFTQIHHTEDQLQNGCDQDISNVFIKEEFTLIDHFNDQLQIGTICEAEEKVKTTDTEIKVEKDFIECFVFQGSVDSESQESEFIPRSIPHKKTKITSRAKVHKKTQSREKPHKCDFCKQRFSYPCHLKSHTMKHTGERPFKCDTCGKQYVRNSHLKRHINTHTPESIYKCVICPKKFCYKNSMVNHMKMHTGDWTFECDICGKR, translated from the exons ATGGCAACGACAAGAACaacaataaatgtttctacaatAAATCTCAA GTGTGATCAAGATGTATTGAATAAGCCTATTAAAGAAGAATTTACACAAATACACCATACTGAAGACCAATTACAGAATGG GTGTGATCAAGACatatcaaatgtatttattaaagaagAATTTACACTAATAGACCATTTTAATGACCAATTACAGATTGG aactatATGTGAAGCTGAAGAAAAAGTAAAGACAACTGATACAGAAATTAAAGTTGAAAAAGATTTCATAGagtgttttgtttttcaaggaTCAGTTGATAGTGAAAGCCAAGAATCAGAATTCATTCCTCGTTCGATTCctcataaaaaaactaaaattacatcAAGAGCAAAGGTACACAAGAAAACACAAAGTCGAGAAAAACCACATAAATGTGATTTTTGCAAACAAAGATTTTCTTACCCATGTCATTTAAAAAGTCATACTATGAAACACACCGGAGAACGACCATTTAAGTGTGATACCTGTGGTAAACAGTATGTTCGAAACAGCCATTTAAAACGCCACATAAATACACATACACCCGAAAGTATTTATAAATGCGTCATTTGTCCCAAAAAGTTTTGTTATAAGAATTCAATGGTTAATCATATGAAAATGCACACTGGAGATTGGACATTTGAATGTGATATCTGTGGTAAACG ctaa